From Chrysemys picta bellii isolate R12L10 chromosome 1, ASM1138683v2, whole genome shotgun sequence:
gcaacaaaaattattaggggtattgaacagcttccatattaggagagattgaaaaggtttataaaatcttgactggtgtggagaacgttaataagggagtgttatttactccttcacataacacaaaaaacaggggtcactcaatgaagttaataggcagcagatttaaaagaaacataaggaagtgcttcctcacaaaatgcacagtcaacctgtggaactcattgccagaggctgttgtgaaggccaaaagtataacagagttcaaaaaagaattagataagttcctggaggataggtccatcagtggctattagccaagaggatCAGGGATGGAACTCTATGCTTTGCGTGTCCCTcacctctatttgccagaagctgggactggatggcaggggatggatcacttgctgattgccctgttctgttcattcccactgaagcatctggctccagccactgctggaagacaggatattgggctagatggaccattgatttgACCCAGTCTggtcatttttatgttcttactaAGGAGGACTGGCTGAGGCCGACCGCACATCAGTGGAGAATCTGAGACGACCCTGGCAAAGCCAGTCACCAGGGCATCAACACCTAGCAACCAACAACCCAGAGGGAGatggatttccccacctctcagcagggaagctgagcgACAACCCGCAGCTCCAGAACAAAGGGTTGGAGAGGTCTGAAGTGGGGGGATAAGAGGTGGCTGCTGGATGGAACAACGAGATGGAGCTCTTCCCTGGGAACTGACGAACGAGCTcagattgagagagagacagaacctGAACATGGAGTTCACTACAGCTTGGTGGGGCTCTGGGGAACCAGAATGGAACTGAACTATACTTTACTCTCTGTGCTAGCTTAAGGACTTCCTAGGCTGTGTTCAGTTGACAAACCCGACTGCTTTAACAACGCTGCTTGCGTGTCACTGCGAATGCGTGGCCATGTGCATTAGTTCCTGAAGAGTGGACAAGTCTCTACCGGGAGCCTAGCTCAGCTGGACTCGCTGAACAGAGCTCACGGTgtgaagcaggagggctggagccccagaggttcAGTCGTGGGAGGTGGTGAGGCAGGTGGAACCtaccctggaggaagagtgagacccctaCGGGGTCTGGTGCACCAAGGGGTTCCTCCAAGAGACCATCCCAAAGCTGGGGACGCAGCACTGATCCtgtggggctgtggggtttgCAGAATATTAATACAATATTGTTTAGTAAATCAACAAATGTAATTAGAGAAAACTTGTGCTGAAATTTGtagcagagagagagtgagagagagaaagattatTTTTGGCTCACTCTCCCTTCTGTCGTATTGCTGGGGTTTTATTTCCTGGATCTGTAGTTTCTTGCCTGGGCTTAAcgggctgcagctgtgtgattGGCAGGTTTCCTCACTACATGCGCTGGGTGAATTACTGTACAAGTCCGTCTCCGCAGGGCCAGGCACAAAAGAGGGGACGGACCACTGGCTGAGGTGCTACATGAGCCCTGATATCTCAGCACAGCTGAGACGGCCCTGAGCTGCATCTGGACCCTGGTCTCCCCCAGATTCGGTGGCGTTCCTGTCTGCAGTTTctgttcaggcccatctctaatgaaAGCGGATTGAGCACCGGTGGCTCTCCGGAGCTgatccctggctggctgctgtcAATTGGGGGCATTCCATTGTCCTCAACGGGCTTTCTTGTGAATGCCAGAGAGGCCTCAGCTCACTTCCGAGCTCCATTGGACATAGGCcttgagacagacacacaccagtTCCATCTTCTCTCTTAGATATTTTTTAAACACTCTGAAGTTCTGAGCATGCCACGTCCCCGGCTCAGCCTTTCACTTGCCACCATCTTTAGCAACAGGGTCCCACTTTGTATGAATGCTCCTTTTGCAAATACATTACACAGGGTTAATGAATGATTAATGGATGTTTTGATAAATGATTAGCCAATTGTTATAGAGTCTGACGGGTCAATTTGTTGCTTATAACTATGGCTTAAAGCCTTTTATGATACCGTCTACCGATGTGCTTATAATAACCTATAACTCATACTACTTGTGTGTGTAACATGGCAATAACTATTAATCATTTACTAACCCTTTATAAATGGGAGCTTAATATACGGCTGGCTAAAGATCTTCCTACTTCCTGCTGAACATTTCAATAACCCACTTGCATTAATGATTAGGTAAAAGGAACAAGCCACCTGAATTATTAATAGCAACTAACAGAATCAGTTTCGCCTTCTAATCATTCTGAAATACAAGTAGCGCGTGATCACATTGTGATCACTCCTATTGGACAAGTAGCCCCGGGCTTTTAAAACTTTGGAAGACAGAGTGACCGGTAGAGAAACAGGCGAAATGAGCAGGGGATCTTTTGCTAGCTGTAGTTAATCTCCAGTTCTTTGGACCTAGGGTGAccgatagaaagtgtgaaaaattgagacagggtgtgtgtgtggatgggggggttgttgttggtggtggtaataggggcctatataaaacaaagccccaaatattgggactgcccctataaaattgggacatctggtcaccctatttggacCACGTATATGCAGGGCAAGATTTTCAACCGTGACAAGTAATTTTGGGGACCCAAATTGAGACAGGTTAAAAGGGCTTAATTTTCTGATAGTGGGTGCTGAGGACGTTTTAAAAATCAGGTCCCGCTAAGGAATAGCAGATTCAGAATGGGTCCCTGTCTTTCAAAGCAATCAGTTTTATGTTTCTAACTTGAGTCTTCCAACCAAAAGCCTCAGTAATCAACGACCTCAAGGGGAAAGCACACGCAAGTAGCACAACATCCCGACTTTGGCAAAGCGAGGTTTGATCCATGCAGCCGGATGATCACTGCAAGCAGCACCCCGCATTCTCTTGCAAACAGTGACCCTGACTTCCTAATTATGGAACCAGGCTCACTCTACGCCTCTGACTCACCAGAATGAACCGAGCAAGGAGGATTTCTGCACCGTCCAAGAGAAGTCATGCACAGCTCTCGCCGGCCTGCCTGCAGCACCTAGGACTTGTCAGGGAGGGCGGCGTATCTTATGCCTTCTGGAAAGCCCACTGGGGTCACAGCGTTAGCACTGAGGCGTCTCAGATCACTTCTAAACAGAAACGGGTGCTCGAGGCAACTGCCGGCCAGTCACTTTATATTAACCCTTCTTTGTCCTGACTCCTGGGTCAGCTCTTCGGCTAATATAAACGAGCACAGCTGACCACTGGTCTGGTATCTATATCTCCTGGTCAATTTGTGACTGGGCTGCAGAAACGTCTGCTCTGTCCAGCAGGGAAAGAGTTAATTCcttgctcaccctccctccctcccatccagaAGCAGGTGGTGGAAGGCTGGTAGATCCCTTAGGGGCTCTTGATTGAGCACCAGGAGGCCAAGGAATTAGGCGCTATTAGCGTTTATAAAGCtgcctgttggtgagagagagactgagagccTTGCtagcaggactggtaactgagGAACCTGAGAGCCGGCACCCATATTTAGTAGGGGCCTGCCCGGGCCTGGTTCTGGCCTGCAAGTATCCTTGCTTACCCCTAGTGCCCTCTGCACAAGGGCCAGGCTGCTCCTACACCAAAGGGACTGCTTCCTCCTAGCATCCCCTTGCCAGGAGGTGGGCATCCCACGATGTGAGCCTGAGAGATGCTGGGCAAACCTATCTCCCAGTAAAGTCTGTCTGGGTGTCCTTGACTTTCTTGTAGTATCTAGTTAGTTCCCAGATAAATCAGATTGGCATTGTGAGACCTAAAACGGACTTCATTCCAGGGCCAGGTTCAGAGACCCTTTTACACACTGACTCCCATCTTACTCTGTGAGTAGCCCGGTTGACGTCAGTGGGACCATTCATGGAGGAAGGTGCTACCAAGTTTTCTCTTTCACCTTTTCAGGTTCATGGAagatttctccacaccattctttTCCTGCTTTATTCCAGCCAGGGTGGGGAATGGAGCATGCTCTAAGAGCGGCCAGACTCTGAATTGGTCTGATCTCCCCAGTGGGAGCGGCAAGTGCTCGGTATCAGGCAGGAGAAGGCCCATTACAAGCAAAACTGCGTCTGACTCACTTTTGGCTTCATGCTGGTTCCATAGAAGTCCGTGGCAACTTTCCCACTGATTGCACAGAACAGGATCAAGTGCTTAATTCCATGACATCCTGTTTACTGGCGTGGCGATGGAGAAGATTGTTCTTCACATTGCAAGGAACGCAAACCCCGTTCTAGTCTCTCCGTGGGGATCATTAAAGGCTGGCTTGGCAGCGTCAGGGAATATTTATACTGCACACTGACACTGTCCAGTTGGATGAGCTTGCTCTTAAAACGAAGCATTCTCTAGGAAAGCAGCCCACGATGGACGGGGAACGCTGGCTTTCAGAGACGCTGAGCTGTTAgggttaatttagaacccagacGTTTGCAGTCGTTCACGTGATCCCTTCCAGTGTTACTTTACTTTGCAAGGGCCAACCCTGAGTTTCAACTGCCATTGGGCCGCCTGTTCTTTGCCCTTTCTTGGGTTCTTCTGCAGCTCCTCACGCTTCACCAATTTaattttgtgccatctgcaaaggTTACCACCTCAGTTCCCGCCCGCCCTTTGCCACACCATCAATAACTATATTGAACATCAGCCCAGGTACTGAATCTTGGCCCACCCCCTGCTGTCAGCCTGGTGCTATGTTGAAAATTGACCGTTTCTTCCCATTCCTACGTTAGATTCACTGCAACTGAGTCCTTCCTCTTCTCAGCCACTAGGGGCACTACCGGCACCCAGAATCCAAATCAAGAGCCAAGTGGTGAATGCATGATGTACACTGGATTCATAgctcccaaggccagaagggagcctggcgatcatctagtctgactgcctgtatagcacaggccagagacctgccccacaataactcCTAATTCCTCATTTCTAGAAAATCATCCTGCCTTGATTTACCaattgcctgtgatggagaatcctctcCGAGctttggtaaattgtcccaatggttaattatgctGACTGTTAAAAACATaccccttgtttccagtctgaatattaatactaatacacctctaccccgatagaacgcgaccagatataacatgaattcggatataacgcggtaaagcagcggggagccccggggcctttaaagcgccgcccgagccccactgctttaccgcggtatatccgaattcgtgtggagccctgggccctttaaatccctgcccgggcagaggctccggccactgcggggagccccgggccccttAAAGTGCCGCCCGAGtccggctgccggagccccggtggtgatttaaaggacccagggctccccgcagcggccggagcaccaggccctttaaatcaccaccggggaaaccggtccagtccggcacggtgtaccggctcttgccggttcGCCGTACCAGACTGTACCCaatataacgcggtctcacctataagacggtgagattttttggctcccgaggtccgtgttctatcggggtagaggtgtacttgctcTGACCTGGAGGCCAGTACTACCCTAGCATAACCCCAGCTCTTACAAGCATACAGAAAAATGACGTCACCATCTCTCATAACACTTTAAATACATAAATCTCCTTTAGTGTAGGTACGATGTTGTCAAACACATATCGATTATGTGCAGTGCAGAACAGAACAACATGAGAAACAAGCCAGTGAGGCACATTGAAAGCAACAACAGAGGCAGCAGCACCGCTATGTATAGCACCATAGAGGTGCATGGGGCTTTACAGACACAATTAAAGATCGGGGCCAAACTTTTTGAAAACGCCTAGTGActtttgggtgcctgacttgagacactttaaaaggggctgattttcagaaagtgcttagcaaccctctctgaaaatcagccccctttGAGTGCCACCAGTTGAGCCCCCAGTAATTGGAGCACCCAGAATCACCAGGCGCTTTTGGAAAGCTTGttcacagcccctgccctgaagcacttaCAGTCtatgcagggccatccctagagaTTGTGGTGCTTTACGCAGCCCGCCAGGTGTCCCAGGcctttgcagggggtggggcgtgTCCCAGGcctccgcgggggcggggggatgcaCCCAAGGGCtttgggaggcaggagcagccagTGCAGGAAGGCAGCAGGGGTCACCCCCCGCCTGCACTCACGGGGTGGCAGAAAgtggagcaacccggccccagcctgctccgctctgctcccccggttcccaggcttgggggaaggggggaaccgcccccccgcactcaccggcggcacGGCTAGGAGCCGGCAGGGCGGGCTGGGtctgggtcgctccacttcccgctgcctggtgagtgcagggctggcccgaccccgacccctgctgcagtcccccgggATGCCTAGCTcaggggatggggtttggggggggggggaagaggggaagtgggggcgtgactggggtggagcaggtgtgggaagaggtggggtggagggccgtggggaaggggtggggcaggggtggaggcagCTTTCCTGGGCCCTGCTGTGCACAGCCCAGAGGGGCCGGCTCAGCCATGCGGGGGATCGGGCTGGCCACTAGAGCTGGATGCagtacgcagctgtgtagggcaccaggacaTTTGGGGCTtgtcctggtgccctacacaacTGCGTagtttgcgtatgggtagggaccCTGAGTCTATGATAGACAGGACACAGCATGAGGCAGGAAGAGAGAACTTTAGGCAGGCAGGGCTGAAGGAGGTTTACACAGATTgattagtatcagagggggagccgtgttagtctggctctgtaaaaagcaacagagagtcctgtggcaccttatagactaacagaagtattggagcatgagctttcgtgggtgaatacccacttcgtcagatgcatgtaatggaaatttccagaggcaggtataaatatgtagTTCAATCGGGGAGGGTGAGGtcttctgctagcagttgaggtgtgaacaccaagggaggagaaactgcttttgtagttggctagccattcacagtctttgtttaatcctgagctgatggtgtcaaatttgcaaatgaactgaagctcaacagtttctctttggagtctgctcCTGAagatttttgctgtaagatggctacctttacatctgctattgtgtggccagggaggttgaagtgttctcctacaggtttttgtatattgccattcctgatctctgacttgtgtccatttatccttttacatagggactgtccagtttagCCAATGTATATAGCAGAGGggctggccaaactggacagtcactatgtaaaaggataaatggacagatTGATTAGGTTACTAGCTTTTTCAGGGTCTGCATTTCGGTGGATTCCCGTTCCACCGCCCcatgtcactttaaaaaataatgaatttggGCCCAAATCTTGCAATTGCATCCTCATGAGTGGATCCCACCCTTCTTGCAGACCCGGGCAATCAGGGCCTTAGGTTTGATGaagctggcaggggagtgggggcgatTCTAGGAGAAAATGGAAGAACACAACATGAGCTGGGATACAACGTCCAAGGGGATTTGCAGTTTTCCTCTTCTGGCCAAGCACAGGGCCCCCTTTGATTTAACATGACGAAGCAATTCACCTGAATTAGGTGAAACCTGATGGTGAACGTCTGTCACATTGACTCATTTTTCCAACACAGTGTTCTGAGCATGGCTCTGCGGATCAGTTTGGATTTGACACTGTATATGATAGGATTTAAGACAGGGGGCACAATAAGGTAGATATAGCCCACCACAATGTTAAGCATAGGGGGAACATTGTCACCTCAGCGATGGAGAACGGACAGTCCAATCATTGGGATGAAGAAGATTAGGACGGCACAGATATGGGAGACACATGTGTTCAAAGCCTTGAGACATTTTTCCTTGGTCGTGAGGCTGACCACAGTCTTAATGATCAGAACATATGATAGCATAATGAACACAAAATCCACACTCACCGGTGAAAGAATGACAATTAAACCATACAGGATGTTGACTTTTATATCCGCGCAGGCCAGCTTCATGATATCAGGGTGAAAGCAAAATGAGTGGGAAAGCACATTGCTCCCACAGTAGGTTAGCCTCTTGAGCAGAAAGGGTATTGGGAAGAGGGAGATCACAGCTCTTGAAACAATTGCCAGCCCTATTTTTATGATGGTTGGCTTGGTCAAGATAGACGAATATCTCAGAGGGTTGGAGATAGCGATGAAACGATCGAAGGCCATGGCTAGGAGCACCGAGGATTCCATCACTGACAGTATATGGATAAAATACATCTGGGTGAGACAGGCATTGAACTCAATTTTTCTGATCTTAAACCAAAAGATGCCCAGCGTGGTAGGAAGGGTACACAAAGCCAAGCCCAGGTCCATCACGGCCAGCATGGAAAGGAAGTAGTACGTAGGCTTATGAAGACTTTGGGTCTTCTTGATGATGATCAGGATCAGGCAGTTCCCTGAAAGGCCGACAAGATAGAACATGCAGAAAGGGATGGAGATCCAGTGGTGATTGGCTTCCAGCCCCGGAAAGCCCGTCAGGAGGAAGGTGGAAGGCTGATAGAAGGAGGAATTGACAAGTGGCACGGTGTGCTGAAGCTGCTCCATCCCACCTCAGATGTCGCACAGCCtagagttaaaaacaaaacagcaacaaacTGCCCATGTCATTTGTCTGTACAGTGCATAAAACCCTATAACCACAACCGCCCATctgattacctgctctgtggtACATATGACCACATAACTACCAAAGCCCCCCATATGAGTAGAGGCTCTACTGAACCTACAGTCATGTAATGATACAAAATTGCATGTAATTACACTGCGCTACAGGGTATACAACCATTTAATAACCACCAAAGCCCCAGGTTTAGACACTGTCATGGATCACTGATGCCTCTTTATAGAATTCCTTAGGCACTAGGGAATCTCTACAGTGATTATCACCTAGACTGAGGTTATGTTGGTAAGCAGGTACAAATTGGTGTAGGTGACACCGAAGGCTCGGAAGAAGGTGAAAGTCAAGGTCTGATTCGCTGCTGTTACACCAATTTTGCAGTCACTCCAGTGTCAAAATGACATTGTAGAATGGAGATTTGAGCCCTCAgcctctgtgataaatgaaggggggggtgggcgggtagctcccttttacagacacccagtcagccagttagctataaagtccctcttggtggctgcttgctttatctgtaaagggttaaaaagtcccccaggtaaagaaaagggagtgggcacctgaccgaaagagccaatgggaaggctagaactttttaaaatggaaaaaaagctttccctttgtctctGGGTTGTTCTCGCTTGGCTGAAGAGACAGGGGCAACAGCAATGTTGTGTAAAGTTTGAACCAGGTAcgaaaaattatcttccatacccAGAAGGATTCACTGGGACAGGGGATGTTTAGAcagacgcgatcaggtttatttctttattgtgGCTTGTGGATATCCTCTGTGCTAAGCTcaggtatttttgttttcttttgtaacgGTAAGCTGGACCCCAGAGAGCCGTTCCTGGTGTTTAATCCCTTTTCAGTTGCTCTATAacatctagcaatagcctgattttccagatgtttcctttcttcttcttttaataaaatttaccttttaaaaaaaactgattgGTTTTGTGTCTTAAAAGGTCTGAGCATATGTTTttcaattagctggtggcaaccacagggtttcccttttgtttgtttcctttctcgGCTTCCCCGAGGGAAGGGTGGAAAAGCCAAGGGGCCTCAgggaaaactttcattttttttttgagttttttgaggatttgcaagaggcagtttttcacttgggtggtggcagcgtttaccaagccaaggtcagagaaaaactgtaaccttgggggtttaatacaagcctggagtggcaggtattaattttagaatccttgcgggcctccaccttctgccctcggagtgacagagtggggaatcagcctcgACAGCCTCCTTCACCCTCAGTTCTGAATTTGTCCTCTCGCCAA
This genomic window contains:
- the LOC101946731 gene encoding olfactory receptor 51G2-like produces the protein MEQLQHTVPLVNSSFYQPSTFLLTGFPGLEANHHWISIPFCMFYLVGLSGNCLILIIIKKTQSLHKPTYYFLSMLAVMDLGLALCTLPTTLGIFWFKIRKIEFNACLTQMYFIHILSVMESSVLLAMAFDRFIAISNPLRYSSILTKPTIIKIGLAIVSRAVISLFPIPFLLKRLTYCGSNVLSHSFCFHPDIMKLACADIKVNILYGLIVILSPVSVDFVFIMLSYVLIIKTVVSLTTKEKCLKALNTCVSHICAVLIFFIPMIGLSVLHR